The sequence CTTTGATTTCGTTCTCGGATTTTTTGAGGACGCGAAGCCCAAAAGCGATATTTTCGAAAACGGTCATGTAGCGGAACAAGGCGTAGCTCTGGAATACAAATCCGATGCCGCGCTTGCTTGCCGGAACGTTGTTGATGACTTTCCCGTCAATGATGATGTCGCCGTTGTCAGGTGTTTCGAGCCCCGCAATCATGCGGAGAATCGTTGTCTTGCCGCTACCGCTTGGGCCCAACAGGCCTATGAGCTTACCCTTTTCGATACCGAAGGATACATCGTCTGAGGCCTTGAAATTTCCAAAATGCTTGTTGATATGTTTCAGTTCTACGTACATAAAATCTCCTAAGGCGAAACCTTACCCTTCTTTTTCCCGTTGTATTCAATAAGACTTCTTGCAATCAAGATGAGGATGGCGAGCATAACGAGAATTGATGCCACAGCAAACGCAGGCACGTACTGAAATTCGTTGAAGAGAATTTCCACATGCAAGGGGAGGGTGTTCGTTTTTCCGCGCAGGTGCCCGGAGATGACCGAAACGGCACCGAATTCACCCATGGCGCGGGCTGCACAAAGCACTACGCCGTACAAAAAAGCCCATTTGATATGCGGGAAAGTAATCTTGCGGAAAATCGTCCAGCCCTTCGCTCCCATCAGCGCTGCGGCCTCTTCTTCGTCGTTTCCGCGGGCTTCGAGCACGGGAATCAGCTCGCGCGAAATGAACGGGAAGGTCACGAAAATCGTTGCCAATACAATTCCTGGAACCGCAAATACAATCTTGATGTCCCAATTTTGCAGCAGCGGGAATAGCGGGCTTTGGCGTCCGAATGTGAGCAAGAAAATGAGACCTGCGATAATTGGCGAAACGGTCACCGGCAAGTCAATCAGTGTCGTAAGCACCTTCTTGCCTTTGAACTGGAATTTCGTGAGCGACCACGCTGCACTCAATCCGAAAACCGTGTTGATGAGCACGGCGAGCAGCGTCGCTTCTAGCGTGAGCCAAATCGCCTTGACGGTGTAATTGTCGGTTACCGCTTTTTCGTAAACGGCAAAACCTTGCTTGAATGCTTCTGTAATCACCGTAATCAGCGGGAGCAAAAGCATTAGCACCACGAAAATGATGCTGATACTGATTAAAGTCCACTTGACGACTTTTGAGGATGTTGTCTCTTTATTCATTAATTTCCTCCCTTCAAAATTCTAGTGTTTCTTGTCTGGATCAAGTTGACAAGGAACAATGTCACGAAAGAGGCGACGAGCATCACGAGCGCAATCGTTGTAGCACTGGAGTAATCGTATTCCTGCAATTCCGACATGATGATGAGCGGGGCGATTTCTGTTTCGAATGGTTTGTTGCCTGCGATAAACACGACGCTACCGTATTCACCCAAGCAACGCCCGAATGCAAGGCCAAAGCCCGTCAATGCGGCGGGAACAATTTCCGGGAAAATGATTTTCCAAAAAATGCGGCTACGAGATGCGCCCAAGACGCCAGCGGCTTCTTCGTAAGCGGGGTCTAACTTTTCAAGCACCGGTTGAACTGCGCGAACGACAAACGGGATGCCGATAAACACAAGCGCGACCGTAATGCCGATTTGCGTAAATGCAATCTTGATGCCGAACTTGGCGAAAAATCCGCCAATAAGCCCCGTATCTGCGGTAAGTGCCGTTAATGCGATACCCGCTACGGCTGTCGGCAAGGCGAATGGAAGTTCTATCATCCCGTCGATCAAACGCTTGAGCGGGAATGTGTATTTTACCAGTACCCATGCAAGCACAACGCCCATCACGGCATTGATAAGCGACGCCACAAAAGCCGTCACGAAACTCACCTTGAAACTCGACAAGACTCTGTCGCGTGTAATCGTTTCAATAATCTCGCTAAAACTCATTTGCGCCGAAAACACCACCAGCGACGCAAGCGGAATCAGCACCACGACGCTTAAGATAGCGAGCGTGATGCCGGTTGTTAGGCCGAAGCCAGGAATGACACTTCTATTTGTTCTCTTCATAAGTAGAGCTAAATATAGAACGCGTCATTCGCTATGTCCAATACTAAATAAGTATCACGTTTTATAGAATTTTTGTATTAAAATAAAGTAATTGTTAATGGTGGTGATGATGATGCATTTCTACTGTTGCTGCCGCCTTCGGAGAGTACCCGGCAATGCCCGGATCAACCATTCCAAAAATCATCGCAATGTGTGAGAGTACGAGGAATGCGGCAAGCAAAAGAATGGCGCAGTTCGTGCGCTTGTTTTCGCCTGCTTTACGGAACAGAAGTTTCAAGTTCAACAACGCAAGCAATATCATCGGAATGCCTGCAAGAATATAAGAGCCAATCGCCACAACATCAATCCATGTTCTGAATTCTCCTGCGGATGCAAGTGGAATTACAACATTCGGAATGAAGTAGGCTATAATCCCAACGAATGAAAGTCCTGCAAGGATTCCGGCGATGCGGTTGATTTTTGAAAGTGTTGGATGCACGTTTGGGGAGCGCAACAGGAATAAATCCGTAATGGCAATCGTTTCGGCAAGAATGACAGGAATTGCCATAAAGATGATGAGGTTCCAAGGAGAGTTTTGCATGAGCAAATCCATGTAATGGGTAGAGTACATATAGTATCCTTTTTGTTGTTGTGTTTGACTGGCTCCCTCTTTATTAATGAATCTACAAAAAACTATTCTGCAGAATTGTTATTGAAAATTTTGATAGCGAACGATTAGAAAAATGTATTAGACGTTCTTGAAAAGTGGTTTTATATTTGCAACAAATTATTTTTAGAACTTAAAAAGCAAGGTGAATTAATGCCCGAAGTCAAGAACTTTTCTGCAAAATATTTTCATAAGATAGATATAAAGAATTCAACACTTCTTGATGTACGTGAACCTAGTGAAACTATTGTTCGTCCTGTGAACGGTGCGATCCAGATTCCATTTTTTGAACTTTCTAAAAAGATAGATTCCATCCCCAAAGAAAAACCTGTTTATGTTTTTTGCACAACAGGAGATCGCTCGGAACAAGTCGCAGAAATTCTTGCGGATAGGGAATTTGAAGTGTACAACATTGAAGGAGGCCTTGATGATGTTCCTAAGGCGCACTTTGTCGATGCTAAGGGCTTGAAATGCCCAGGTCCAATCGTAAAAGTTGATGAAATCGTTAAAAAAGCTCTGATTGGTGACGAAATTCAAGTCGAAGCGGATGAAAAAGCGTTCCTCTCGGATGTCGAAGTTTGGTGCCAACACACCGGAAACGAATTAAAATCACTCACCGAAAAAGACGGAATTATTTACGCGTCCATCGTGAAAAAAAATGCCCCCGCTCCCGAAAAAAGAGAATTCGAACATGGCAAAACTTTTGTCGTGTTTAGCGGCGATTTGGACAAGGCTATCGCTTCGTTCATCATGGCAAATGGTGCTGCGGCTATGGGACGCCCGGTCACGATGTTCTTTACTTTTTGGGGCGTGAGCCTTTTGCGTAGACCCGAAAAAGTTCATGTCAAAAAATCGCTCATCGGAAAAATGTTTAGCTTGATGTTGCCGCGAGGTTCCAAAAAGCTAGGGCTTTCACGCATGAATTTCGGTGGCATTGGAGCCAAGATGATTCGAGCCGTCATGAAGCAAAACGGGGTTTCATCGCTCGAAGAACTGATCCAGAGCGCGCAGCAAAAAGGCGTAAAGTTTGTCGCTTGCCAAATGTCCATGGAACTCATGGGCATCAAGGCCGAAGAATTAATCGACGGCGTTGAACTCGGCGGAGTCGCAACAATGCTCGGTTCCACCGAAAAATCTGATTTGACGTATTTTATTTAAGCGCTTTCCACTTGCCACGTAAATCCTGCTTCTTCAATCGTGCGGAACGTGGCTTCAAGGCTTTGCCCGCCTTCGGTTAAATAGCCGGAGGCGAAAATGGAATCGGCAATTTTAAACAACGTTTTTTCGTGACCTTTGAAATAGACTTCACGACCGGCTGCGCAACGGATATCTGATTTCGGTAACATCAATCGCGCGAGGCAAAGAACCTTGATGCAATATTCTGGAGTCAGCGTTGAAATATCGCGCTCGGCCAGTCGTGTTCCTTTGACCGGGAGTAAAAAGTTGATAGGGACGGATTCGGGATTGATTTCTTTCAATTCAAAAAGCATGTCCACGACATCTTCTTTCGTTTCGCCCATACCAATGATGCCACCGGAGCATATCTCAAAGCCGATGTGTTTCAACATTCGCAAATTGTCGATACGTTCCTGGTAAGTGTGTGTGGTGCAAATGCTTGGGTAAAAACGGCGGCTGCTATTCAAGTTGTGATTGATTCTGTTAAGCCCCGCTTCTTTCAGCATTTTCGCTTGATGCTCGGTCAAGAATCCGATGGAACAGCAAATTTGCGTATCGTTTTTTTTCATTTTGCGGATTCGTTCGGCGAGACTTTCTATATCGCTATCCGCAAAGCGAATGCCGCTAAGGCCAATGCAATGT is a genomic window of Fibrobacter succinogenes containing:
- the cysT gene encoding sulfate ABC transporter permease subunit CysT; this translates as MKRTNRSVIPGFGLTTGITLAILSVVVLIPLASLVVFSAQMSFSEIIETITRDRVLSSFKVSFVTAFVASLINAVMGVVLAWVLVKYTFPLKRLIDGMIELPFALPTAVAGIALTALTADTGLIGGFFAKFGIKIAFTQIGITVALVFIGIPFVVRAVQPVLEKLDPAYEEAAGVLGASRSRIFWKIIFPEIVPAALTGFGLAFGRCLGEYGSVVFIAGNKPFETEIAPLIIMSELQEYDYSSATTIALVMLVASFVTLFLVNLIQTRNTRILKGGN
- a CDS encoding DUF6803 family protein — translated: MYSTHYMDLLMQNSPWNLIIFMAIPVILAETIAITDLFLLRSPNVHPTLSKINRIAGILAGLSFVGIIAYFIPNVVIPLASAGEFRTWIDVVAIGSYILAGIPMILLALLNLKLLFRKAGENKRTNCAILLLAAFLVLSHIAMIFGMVDPGIAGYSPKAAATVEMHHHHHH
- a CDS encoding DsrE/DsrF/DrsH-like family protein, with product MPEVKNFSAKYFHKIDIKNSTLLDVREPSETIVRPVNGAIQIPFFELSKKIDSIPKEKPVYVFCTTGDRSEQVAEILADREFEVYNIEGGLDDVPKAHFVDAKGLKCPGPIVKVDEIVKKALIGDEIQVEADEKAFLSDVEVWCQHTGNELKSLTEKDGIIYASIVKKNAPAPEKREFEHGKTFVVFSGDLDKAIASFIMANGAAAMGRPVTMFFTFWGVSLLRRPEKVHVKKSLIGKMFSLMLPRGSKKLGLSRMNFGGIGAKMIRAVMKQNGVSSLEELIQSAQQKGVKFVACQMSMELMGIKAEELIDGVELGGVATMLGSTEKSDLTYFI
- the cysW gene encoding sulfate ABC transporter permease subunit CysW gives rise to the protein MNKETTSSKVVKWTLISISIIFVVLMLLLPLITVITEAFKQGFAVYEKAVTDNYTVKAIWLTLEATLLAVLINTVFGLSAAWSLTKFQFKGKKVLTTLIDLPVTVSPIIAGLIFLLTFGRQSPLFPLLQNWDIKIVFAVPGIVLATIFVTFPFISRELIPVLEARGNDEEEAAALMGAKGWTIFRKITFPHIKWAFLYGVVLCAARAMGEFGAVSVISGHLRGKTNTLPLHVEILFNEFQYVPAFAVASILVMLAILILIARSLIEYNGKKKGKVSP
- the bioB gene encoding biotin synthase BioB; the encoded protein is MFFPTAENTSLTKNDALEILDLQGDALNNLIEEAYRLRTKYKGNRVNIQLLTNVRSGNCTQNCAYCAQSRDSEAPIEKYRYVEDKKLYGDNDLVDEFHLSRHCIGLSGIRFADSDIESLAERIRKMKKNDTQICCSIGFLTEHQAKMLKEAGLNRINHNLNSSRRFYPSICTTHTYQERIDNLRMLKHIGFEICSGGIIGMGETKEDVVDMLFELKEINPESVPINFLLPVKGTRLAERDISTLTPEYCIKVLCLARLMLPKSDIRCAAGREVYFKGHEKTLFKIADSIFASGYLTEGGQSLEATFRTIEEAGFTWQVESA